One region of Eupeodes corollae chromosome 1, idEupCoro1.1, whole genome shotgun sequence genomic DNA includes:
- the LOC129945942 gene encoding uncharacterized protein K02A2.6-like: MGYTYTIRYRPTTKHGNADCLSRLPAGPDEEFHKSEESCHQVDDSISALEDFPINSYVIEKFSKNDPDICKVIEYIQQGWPARLPATQNSLLPYFRRRLCVSVSSNILLFQSQSPRVVIPSALQPKVLTLLHQGHWEVTRMKQMARRYCWWPKVDDIIESTVAKCIACQSNANRSPKEYSSWTTSENVWERIHIDFAGPFQKSMWLIVVDSNSRFPFVIRMSSTTSQATIHALRSIFALEGLPKVIVSDNGTQFTSKEFQQFCQDHSILHMTSAPFNPESNGLAERMTHECCSEQGQRSLRINETTVSQQPALSQSEGNLEHIPHTADDRLWLSSCLVQHCPFPNGELSDDSVQVYMEHLNLLMFITMKSKLGHIQLGSNQ, translated from the exons ATGGGGTACACCTACACAATTCGCTATCGTCCAACAACAAAGCATGGAAATGCCGATTGCTTGTCAAGATTACCTGCAGGCCCTGACGAGGAATTTCATAAGTCGGAAGAATCGTGCCATCAAGTGGATGACAGTATTTCAGCCTTGGAAGATTTTCCAATCAATTCATATGTCAtcgaaaaattttcaaaaaatgatccTGATATTTGCAAAGTCATCGAATACATACAACAGGGTTGGCCAGCACGTTTGCCTGCTACTCAAAATAGTTTGCTTCCTTATTTTCGTCGAAGGCTTTGTGTAAGTGTTTCTTCTAACATTCTTCTCTTTCAGAGCCAAAGTCCAAGGGTGGTTATACCTTCTGCACTGCAACCTAAAGTGCTAACACTTCTACATCAAGGTCATTGGGAGGTAACTCGGATGAAACAAATGGCCCGCCGATACTGTTGGTGGCCCAAGGTTGATGACATCATTGAGTCAACAGTAGCTAAATGCATTGCTTGTCAATCGAATGCAAACCGCTCACCAAAGGAGTATTCCAGTTGGACGACATCAGAGAACGTTTGGGAACGCATTCACATAGATTTTGCTGGCCCTTTTCAAAAGTCTATGTGGTTAATTGTGGTAGATTCGAATTCGAGATTTCCATTTGTCATTCGAATGTCGTCAACAACATCCCAGGCAACCATTCACGCTTTACGTTCCATATTCGCTTTAGAGGGTTTACCAAAAGTCATCGTGTCCGACAATGGCACACAATTTACCTCTAAAGAGTTTCAGCAGTTCTGTCAAGATCATTCAATTCTGCACATGACCTCAGCTCCATTCAACCCCGAGTCCAACGGTTTGGCCGAAAGGATG acacatGAATGCTGCTCTGaacagggccagaggagccttcggaTTAACGAAACAACTGTTTCACAGCAGCCGGCTTTatcccagagtgaaggtaatttggaACACAttcctcatacggccgatgatcgtttgtGGCTATCTTCATGTTTGGTTCAACATTGTCCCTTCCCAAATGGAGAACTTTCGGACGACTCTGTACAAGTTTACATGGAACACCTAAATCTTCTTATGTTCATTACTATGAAATCAAAACTAGGTCATATACAACTGGGCTCGAATCAATAG
- the LOC129945952 gene encoding uncharacterized protein K02A2.6-like has translation MEAALREILNSQKQWMEQILSNNQASLERLMNNCPSSSKPTIPQFHAFDHEKESWESYLFQLQQHFTANSLEDDNLKKAHFLSTCGTQTNDLLRKLQKKNPSLEEIEELTTAHESTQQATNILKGSSTSNLSTTAEVNLIKGSNNYYNKSTSKSHDNNFSVRKSCPNCFAQHPRDQCKHIDSICDFCQRRGHIRSVCLSAKQSEAPHSSKAKPRYHSYQSTNRKLRSRSTGANRRHGSRSNQSNQQQKQTESAHSINEIEDQNVRHDSGVEIVSSAQFETDVNKNKIFVSLHINHCPLTFQLDTGATCSLIGLDGYYRLGSPHCKLSSRTLKSYGNISLPVKGVLNVSVQWNTKTKTLPLLICNNKQSANIMGINWFQEFGLHIQGANSDSVLQIGSDSKDQLLTDAMSLCKQHESVFKSELGCSKFYEAHLTMKSNCQPKYFKYRPVPFAQKKAVQQELERLRKLDILRPIESSQWAAPIVVVKKPNGTLRICGDFKITINTHLRIDRHPVPRIEELFQKLQGGRYFTKIDLSDAYLQIPLDEESKKVCVISAEFGLFEYQRLPFDISSSTGIFQRYMDQLTANLDFCVSYLDDVIVSGRTNEEHLNNLKIFLERLDNHGLRCRLAKCQFAKTEVENLGHIIDATGIRPSETRIKAIISLPEPKDLKDLEAFIAAPLNKLRAKHEDFKWGKEQQNSFNI, from the exons ATGGAGGCAGCGTTGAGAGAAATTCTTAACTCTCAAAAACAGTGGATGGAACAAATTTTAAGCAACAACCAAGCTTCATTAGAGCGTTTGATGAATAATTGCCCATCCAGTAGTAAACCCACAATACCCCAGTTCCATGCATTTGACCACGAAAAAGAATCTTGGGAAAGTTATCTTTTTCAACTCCAACAGCACTTTACGGCAAATTCTTTGGAAgatgacaacttaaaaaaggcACACTTTTTATCAACATGTGGGACCCAAACCAACGACTTGCTCAGGAAGTTG CAGAAGAAGAACCCATCATTGGAAGAAATAGAGGAACTCACCACAGCTCATGAATCAACACAACAAGCTACAAATATTCTAAAAGGAAGCAGTACTTCCAATCTATCAACGACTGCAGAAGTTAATCTCATTAAAGGCtccaataattattataataaatccaCAAGTAAGTCTCATGATAATAATTTTAGTGTTAGAAAATCGTGCCCAAATTGTTTCGCTCAACATCCCAGAGATCAGTGCAAACACATTGATTCAATTTGCGATTTTTGTCAACGACGTGGTCACATACGTAGTGTTTGCTTATCTGCAAAACAGTCAGAAGCTCCCCACTCATCAAAAGCTAAACCACGTTATCATTCTTATCAGTCAACAAACCGCAAGCTACGTTCACGAAGCACGGGTGCCAATCGACGTCACGGTAGTCGATCAAATCAGAGtaaccaacaacaaaagcaGACAGAATCTGCACACTCCATCAACGAAATAGAAGACCAAAACGTAAGGCATGATAGTGGAGTTGAAATTGTTTCCTCTGCGCAATTCGAGACCGatgtgaataaaaacaaaatattcgtcTCGCTTCATATTAATCACTGCCCTTTGACTTTTCAGCTAGACACCGGTGCCACCTGCTCACTCATTGGTCTTGATGGATATTACAGACTTGGCAGCCCACATTGTAAGCTTTCGTCACGAACACTTAAATCTTATGGAAATATTTCTCTGCCGGTTAAAGGTGTTCTTAACGTAAGTGTACAgtggaatacaaaaacaaaaacattaccaCTTTTAATTTGCAATAACAAACAATCCGCAAACATAATGGGTATAAATTGGTTTCAAGAATTTGGTTTACATATTCAAGGTGCGAATTCCGATTCAGTTTTGCAAATTGGATCTGATTCTAAAGACCAGCTTTTGACGGATGCAATGTCACTCTGCAAACAACATGAATCTGTGTTCAAATCGGAATTAGGTTGCAGTAAGTTTTATGAAGCACATCTAACAATGAAATCCAATTGCCAACCTAAATACTTTAAATACCGTCCGGTGCCATTTGCTCAAAAAAAAGCTGTCCAGCAGGAGCTAGAACGTTTGCGAAAGTTGGACATTCTACGTCCCATCGAATCAAGCCAATGGGCCGCACCCATTGTTGTGGTAAAAAAGCCAAATGGAACCTTACGCATATGTGGAGATTTCAAGATCACGATCAACACACACTTAAGAATAGATCGCCATCCAGTACCACGCATAGAAGAACTTTTTCAGAAATTGCAAGGAGGGCGATACTTCACGAAAATCGATTTGTCCGATGCCTATCTCCAGATACCTCTGGACGAAGAATCGAAGAAAGTCTGTGTAATTAGTGCCGAATTCGGATTGTTTGAGTATCAAAGGTTACCTTTTGATATTTCCAGCTCAACTGGTATCTTTCAGCGATATATGGACCAACTAACTGCCAATTTGGATTTCTGCGTCTCGTACCTAGACGATGTTATCGTGTCCGGGCGTACAAATGAAGAGCATCTAAACAACCTCAAGATTTTTCTGGAACGATTAGATAATCATGGTTTGCGATGTCGACTTGCAAAATGTCAGTTTGCGAAGACTGAGGTGGAAAACCTTGGTCATATAATTGATGCAACAGGCATTCGTCCATCGGAAACCCGAATCAAAGCTATCATCAGTTTGCCTGAGCCAAAAGATCTAAAGGACCTGGAAGCTTTTATTG CTGCACCGCTCAACAAGCTAAGAGCTAAACACGAAGATTTTAAGTGGGGAAAGGAgcaacaaaattctttcaatatttaa